The following proteins are encoded in a genomic region of Thiomicrospira sp. R3:
- a CDS encoding efflux RND transporter periplasmic adaptor subunit: MFKHLLRVWLLASLSFFAYANSNVPQVIVGTVSGETIVETINALGTLSARESVALSVSVTERVESIHFQDGQQVNKGQVLVRLVSQEERASLDELNIVTQDAKRQYERFVPLFQRGDISQSILDERKRDWDLARAREAVLQARLEKLTLVAPFSGQVGLRQVSEGSLLTPGTVVAELKDLSQMKLDFTVPSRFLTELAPGLTLSTETDAYSNQRFSGQIETILPQVDPVTRSVQVRANIDNTEGLLMPGMLMKVTLQQQPRSVLFIPETAIVPIADKQFVYVLNPDEDGLFKLQRKQVQLGMRQPGLVEVVSGLKLGDKVVSEGALRVRPAQLVRALDKLERKSDMADQEDKL; encoded by the coding sequence ATGTTTAAACATCTCTTACGGGTTTGGCTGCTTGCCAGCTTATCATTCTTTGCTTATGCCAACTCTAATGTCCCGCAAGTCATTGTCGGCACAGTTAGCGGTGAAACGATTGTTGAAACAATAAATGCGCTCGGTACGCTTTCAGCACGCGAGTCGGTGGCGTTGAGCGTGAGTGTAACTGAGCGTGTCGAGTCTATTCATTTTCAAGATGGCCAGCAGGTTAACAAAGGGCAGGTTTTGGTGCGCTTGGTTAGCCAAGAAGAGCGAGCCAGTCTTGATGAACTTAATATTGTGACGCAGGATGCGAAGCGTCAATATGAACGTTTTGTTCCGTTGTTTCAGCGTGGCGATATTTCGCAGTCTATTTTAGACGAGCGTAAACGTGATTGGGATTTGGCGCGTGCACGTGAAGCGGTTTTACAAGCAAGACTTGAAAAATTGACGTTGGTCGCTCCTTTTTCTGGTCAAGTGGGCTTGCGTCAGGTCAGTGAAGGATCCTTGTTAACCCCGGGCACGGTGGTGGCTGAGTTGAAAGACTTATCACAAATGAAGCTGGATTTTACGGTGCCGAGTCGTTTTTTAACCGAATTAGCGCCGGGGTTAACCCTCAGCACTGAAACCGATGCTTATTCAAATCAGCGATTCAGCGGTCAAATTGAAACCATTCTGCCGCAAGTTGATCCGGTGACGCGCAGTGTCCAAGTGCGCGCTAATATTGATAACACAGAGGGCTTGTTAATGCCTGGCATGCTGATGAAGGTCACCTTGCAGCAGCAGCCGCGTTCTGTTTTATTTATTCCTGAAACAGCGATTGTGCCGATTGCCGATAAGCAGTTTGTTTATGTGCTTAATCCCGATGAAGATGGGTTATTTAAATTACAACGTAAACAGGTTCAGCTTGGAATGCGACAACCAGGCCTGGTTGAGGTTGTCTCGGGTTTAAAGCTCGGTGATAAGGTGGTGAGTGAAGGCGCATTACGTGTGCGCCCCGCTCAACTGGTCAGGGCGTTAGATAAATTAGAGCGCAAATCCGATATGGCTGATCAGGAAGATAAGTTATGA
- a CDS encoding DEAD/DEAH box helicase family protein, whose translation MKLQFNQNLAHQKAAWEAVVSLFEGQESCSVPFSMPQINSTRPGDQQFGFDYGSQAQLGRANRLVLSEEELLDNLKRVQLKQGLKPAKTLDKSNLNYTVEMETGTGKTYVYLRSIYELNQAYGMTKFIIVVPTLAIKEGVKKSLEITKAHLSQIYKGMNAEDFVYDSSNLEQVRNFAESSHIQIMVINIDAFRRSFTDPDKDTKANIIHRTNDRLEGMRPIELIAQTHPVVIIDEPQTVDTTPKSAEAIKSLNPLFTLRYSATHRDKHLPIYKLDAVDAYNQKLVKQIAVLPVLPEDDNNNAYIKLLNVQNKKGYCEAQVEYDALTKNGGIKREKKWLKQGADLFELTQRDLYEGYIIKDISVDPGNEWIDFTSKEEILRPGKSIGGVDDLALKRLQISKTIEKHLERELVLNPKGIKVLSLFFIDKVANYRAYDEDGQPGLGVYGQIFEQEFTRLAKHPKYQSLFAEIDLEVEVQKVHDGYFAADKKGKLKDTTGKTQDDESAYQLIMKDKERLLDMKTPLRFIFSHSALREGWDNPNVFQICTLREMGSETDRRQTIGRGLRLAVDSTGNRVEDSGFSVNTLTVIANESYADFAAALQSEIEEEDGIKFGVVEDHAFANIVVQQDGNDVTFLGADDSEKLWQYLKSQDLIDKNGKVQDSLKVALKTDTLVLPEAYQSIQADIQYLLKKITGGLDVKDASKTFSATPKKEVILGADFQALWQRIKYKTVYQVNFNLDKLIADCVRQLKTNLLISKPKFKTGLANVTIDRSGVGVADVKESTLVYDAQYAHLPDVLTYLQNKTQLTRKTLALILIESGRLNDLKNNPQKFVELTLEMIQRQKMHALVDGIKYEKIGDQACYAQELFLEQELKGYLEQNMMEVNKSVYSHIVYDSTIESAFAKGLEANEAVKLYTKLPSWFKIETPLGNYNPDWAVLIEQDGAERLYFVVETKGSLFAEDLRQTERDKIQCGIAHFAALGNEVKFMTTHSIDGLIDRLA comes from the coding sequence ATGAAACTTCAGTTTAACCAAAACCTTGCGCATCAAAAAGCCGCTTGGGAGGCGGTAGTGAGTTTGTTTGAGGGGCAGGAGAGTTGTTCTGTACCCTTTAGTATGCCGCAAATCAATAGCACCAGGCCTGGTGATCAGCAGTTTGGGTTTGATTACGGTTCGCAAGCGCAGTTAGGCAGGGCAAACCGCTTGGTGTTGAGTGAAGAGGAGTTGTTGGATAACTTAAAGCGGGTGCAGTTAAAACAGGGTTTAAAACCGGCTAAAACGCTGGATAAGTCGAACTTAAATTACACGGTGGAAATGGAAACCGGCACGGGTAAAACCTATGTGTATTTGCGCTCAATCTATGAATTGAACCAAGCTTATGGCATGACCAAGTTTATTATCGTGGTGCCAACGCTTGCGATCAAAGAGGGGGTGAAAAAGTCGCTGGAGATTACGAAAGCCCATTTAAGCCAAATCTATAAAGGCATGAACGCCGAAGACTTTGTGTATGACTCTAGCAACCTAGAGCAGGTCAGAAATTTTGCCGAGTCGAGCCATATTCAGATTATGGTGATTAATATCGATGCATTTAGGCGCAGCTTTACAGATCCGGATAAGGATACGAAGGCCAATATTATCCACCGAACGAATGATCGTTTAGAAGGAATGCGCCCGATTGAGCTGATTGCCCAAACGCATCCGGTGGTGATTATTGATGAACCCCAAACGGTTGATACTACGCCCAAGTCTGCCGAGGCAATTAAGTCGCTTAATCCTTTATTTACCCTGCGTTACTCTGCAACCCATCGTGATAAACATTTACCGATTTATAAACTGGATGCGGTGGATGCGTATAACCAAAAACTGGTGAAGCAAATTGCGGTATTACCTGTGTTGCCGGAGGACGACAACAATAACGCTTACATTAAGCTGTTGAATGTTCAGAACAAAAAAGGCTATTGCGAAGCGCAGGTCGAATACGATGCCTTGACCAAAAACGGTGGCATAAAGCGCGAAAAGAAATGGTTAAAACAAGGCGCGGATTTGTTTGAGTTGACGCAACGGGATTTGTACGAAGGCTACATCATCAAGGATATTTCGGTCGATCCGGGCAATGAATGGATCGATTTTACTTCGAAAGAAGAGATCTTGCGCCCTGGAAAAAGCATTGGCGGCGTGGATGATTTGGCGTTGAAGCGGCTGCAAATTAGCAAAACGATAGAAAAACACTTGGAACGCGAACTGGTATTGAACCCAAAAGGCATTAAGGTATTAAGCCTGTTTTTTATTGATAAGGTGGCCAATTATCGTGCTTATGATGAGGATGGACAACCAGGCCTGGGGGTGTATGGTCAGATTTTTGAGCAAGAATTTACCCGGTTAGCCAAGCACCCGAAATATCAGTCGTTGTTTGCTGAAATTGATTTAGAGGTTGAAGTTCAAAAGGTGCATGACGGTTATTTTGCCGCCGATAAAAAAGGCAAGTTGAAAGACACGACCGGTAAAACGCAGGATGATGAATCCGCCTATCAGTTGATTATGAAAGACAAAGAACGCCTGTTGGACATGAAAACGCCTTTGCGTTTTATTTTCTCGCATTCGGCACTGCGAGAAGGCTGGGATAACCCGAATGTGTTTCAGATTTGTACTTTACGAGAAATGGGTTCTGAAACAGATAGGCGTCAAACCATTGGGCGTGGTTTGCGCTTGGCGGTGGATTCAACGGGTAATCGAGTCGAGGATAGCGGCTTTTCGGTGAATACGTTAACAGTTATTGCTAACGAATCTTATGCCGATTTTGCGGCTGCGTTGCAAAGTGAAATTGAAGAAGAAGACGGCATTAAGTTTGGTGTGGTCGAGGATCATGCGTTTGCCAATATTGTGGTGCAACAAGACGGTAACGATGTGACTTTTTTGGGTGCAGACGATTCAGAAAAACTTTGGCAGTATTTGAAATCGCAGGATTTGATTGATAAAAATGGCAAAGTGCAAGATAGCCTTAAAGTCGCATTAAAAACCGATACTTTAGTCTTGCCCGAAGCCTATCAATCGATTCAGGCCGATATTCAGTATTTGCTAAAGAAAATTACCGGTGGTTTGGATGTGAAGGATGCCAGCAAAACTTTTAGCGCTACGCCGAAAAAAGAGGTGATTTTAGGCGCGGATTTTCAGGCGTTATGGCAACGGATTAAATACAAAACCGTGTACCAGGTTAATTTTAACCTGGATAAGTTGATTGCCGATTGTGTGAGGCAGTTGAAAACCAATCTGTTGATTTCCAAGCCGAAATTTAAAACCGGTTTGGCGAATGTCACGATTGATCGCAGTGGGGTTGGTGTGGCGGATGTGAAAGAATCTACCTTGGTTTATGATGCTCAGTATGCGCATTTACCAGATGTGCTGACCTATTTGCAAAACAAAACTCAACTAACCCGTAAAACCTTGGCGCTTATATTGATTGAAAGCGGGCGGTTAAATGATTTAAAAAATAATCCGCAAAAGTTTGTTGAATTGACCTTAGAGATGATTCAACGCCAAAAAATGCACGCTTTGGTGGATGGTATTAAGTATGAAAAAATCGGTGACCAGGCCTGCTATGCGCAAGAATTGTTTTTAGAACAAGAACTAAAAGGGTACCTTGAGCAGAATATGATGGAAGTAAATAAGAGTGTTTACAGTCATATTGTGTACGATTCCACTATTGAATCGGCGTTTGCCAAAGGCTTAGAAGCTAACGAGGCGGTGAAGCTTTATACCAAATTGCCCAGCTGGTTTAAAATTGAAACCCCGTTGGGTAATTACAACCCAGATTGGGCGGTGCTGATTGAACAAGACGGTGCGGAGCGTTTGTATTTTGTGGTGGAAACCAAAGGCAGTTTGTTTGCTGAGGATTTACGTCAAACCGAAAGAGACAAGATTCAATGCGGCATCGCGCATTTTGCAGCATTGGGTAATGAGGTTAAGTTTATGACCACCCATAGTATTGATGGATTAATTGATAGGTTGGCATGA
- a CDS encoding DUF262 domain-containing HNH endonuclease family protein, with protein sequence MSDAKFMAMEPSNASFDGLIGNGVRYLIPPFQRDYSWDIEQWEELWADIKGLPEEKFHYMGYVVLQRKQEDNTFEVIDGQQRLITLSLIVLAALRKIADLVQSGQAIEANQEYIRVNRDKYIGFKHPVTLAVKSKLTLNRNNVAYFKNLCAQLEPANHRFMSKTNKLLREAFRYFLAQDMGETGEEIAQTLYDIARGMMFTKIVVEDDVNAYKVFETLNARGVQLSTPDLLKNFIFSMVAKNDSVLPEQLDELDERWSAIVTNLGESSFTDFVRYHHNVQYPLLTKKKLFSTIKKQIHTSEKAMAYLNSLSDMAPVYSALLKPMEEKAWWVNQASDYVPALRYLEALALFNIRQPLVVLLAAFKRFEVNEFVKLVQYLYVLSIRYNVVCHLSPNEQETVYNQMAIKLFNGEYLRASHVKNDSDGFRRLYPKDEVFKTAFEFHRMPSRQSPKKIRFLLAELENQLSNGVTEDKMVLEHVCPYHPEQGWHDYFGEGATDVYDRLGNMVLLEKDDLKRADFTTKKQAYRDSGLALAAKVAEFEEWNAASVNHYQAWLAEQAANTWRVD encoded by the coding sequence ATGTCTGATGCAAAATTTATGGCGATGGAGCCTTCGAATGCCAGTTTTGATGGGCTGATTGGTAATGGTGTGCGTTATCTGATTCCGCCGTTTCAGCGAGATTATTCGTGGGATATTGAGCAGTGGGAAGAACTTTGGGCGGATATAAAAGGCTTGCCGGAAGAAAAGTTTCATTACATGGGGTATGTGGTTTTACAGCGCAAGCAGGAAGACAATACTTTTGAAGTGATTGATGGACAACAACGGTTGATTACCTTGTCGTTGATTGTATTGGCGGCGTTAAGAAAAATAGCCGACTTGGTGCAGTCGGGTCAGGCTATAGAAGCCAATCAAGAGTACATTCGAGTCAATCGGGATAAATACATTGGTTTTAAACATCCGGTCACCTTGGCGGTAAAAAGTAAGTTGACGTTAAATCGCAATAATGTGGCTTATTTCAAAAACCTATGTGCGCAGTTGGAGCCGGCCAATCATCGGTTTATGTCAAAAACCAATAAATTATTGCGCGAAGCCTTTCGCTATTTTTTGGCTCAGGATATGGGCGAAACCGGCGAAGAGATTGCGCAAACGCTTTACGATATTGCGCGTGGCATGATGTTCACCAAAATCGTGGTGGAAGATGATGTCAATGCCTATAAAGTGTTTGAAACCCTTAATGCACGTGGCGTTCAATTATCAACACCGGATTTGCTAAAAAACTTTATTTTTTCGATGGTGGCGAAAAACGATTCTGTGTTGCCGGAGCAATTGGATGAGTTGGATGAGCGTTGGTCGGCGATTGTGACGAATTTGGGGGAGTCGAGTTTTACCGATTTTGTGCGTTATCACCATAACGTGCAATATCCTCTTTTAACGAAAAAGAAGTTGTTTAGCACGATTAAAAAGCAGATTCATACCTCCGAGAAGGCGATGGCTTATTTGAATTCGCTTTCCGATATGGCACCCGTGTATTCGGCCTTGTTAAAACCAATGGAGGAAAAAGCTTGGTGGGTGAATCAGGCATCGGATTACGTTCCGGCCTTGCGTTATTTAGAGGCGTTAGCCTTGTTTAATATTCGTCAGCCCTTGGTGGTGTTGCTGGCCGCATTCAAGCGATTTGAGGTGAATGAGTTTGTGAAGCTGGTTCAGTATCTTTATGTGCTTTCCATACGTTATAACGTGGTTTGTCATTTATCACCGAATGAGCAAGAAACGGTCTATAACCAAATGGCCATCAAACTGTTTAATGGTGAATATCTGCGAGCCAGTCATGTAAAAAATGATTCGGATGGGTTTAGGCGTTTATATCCGAAGGATGAGGTGTTTAAAACGGCATTTGAGTTTCACCGTATGCCGAGCCGCCAATCGCCAAAGAAAATTCGTTTTTTATTGGCCGAGCTTGAAAATCAATTGAGCAATGGGGTGACCGAAGACAAAATGGTGCTGGAGCATGTCTGTCCGTATCATCCAGAGCAGGGTTGGCATGATTATTTTGGCGAGGGCGCTACCGATGTCTATGATCGCTTAGGCAATATGGTGCTGTTGGAAAAAGATGATTTGAAACGTGCGGATTTTACGACCAAAAAACAGGCTTATCGCGACTCCGGCTTGGCTTTAGCGGCTAAGGTTGCTGAATTTGAGGAGTGGAATGCCGCCAGTGTAAACCATTACCAGGCCTGGTTGGCAGAGCAAGCGGCGAATACATGGAGAGTGGATTGA
- a CDS encoding Fic family protein produces the protein MADILHKQPGLVDYCQTPRTRAELQAFCGLHDREHFRKSLLKPLLDAGWLQRTLPDKPNSPNQRYFLKKEYNP, from the coding sequence GTGGCGGATATTTTGCACAAACAACCAGGCCTGGTGGATTATTGTCAAACGCCAAGAACACGAGCAGAATTGCAGGCGTTTTGCGGTTTGCATGACCGTGAACACTTTAGAAAAAGCCTGTTAAAGCCGTTATTGGATGCGGGTTGGTTGCAGAGGACGTTGCCGGATAAACCCAATAGCCCAAATCAGCGGTATTTTTTGAAAAAGGAGTATAACCCGTGA
- a CDS encoding DUF2442 domain-containing protein: protein MNKVISVIPLADYRLQLKFSTGEETVFDMTSYLDKGVFTQLRDVTVFKQAYIAWDTVCWSNELDISPDTLYLKSQKIPASGVA, encoded by the coding sequence ATGAATAAAGTTATTTCAGTGATTCCGCTTGCGGATTATCGGTTGCAGTTGAAATTTTCCACCGGGGAGGAGACGGTGTTTGATATGACGTCTTATTTAGATAAAGGGGTGTTTACTCAGTTAAGAGATGTCACGGTTTTTAAACAGGCTTATATCGCTTGGGATACGGTTTGTTGGTCGAATGAGTTGGATATTTCACCGGATACCTTGTATTTGAAATCGCAGAAAATACCGGCCTCAGGCGTGGCTTAG
- a CDS encoding transposase, translating into MGRSRYHIVDPNLPHFVTCTVINWLPVFTRTETVNVLLESIRFLQKEGLKVYAWVVLENHLHMIVQADNLPEMMQRFKRHTAKSCLAYLKQHQVNTLLSQLAQFKKLHKVDREFQFWQEGYHPEWIQNDEMMRQKMEYIHLNPVKRGYVDLAEHWRYSSARDFVGLTGLLEIEPFV; encoded by the coding sequence ATGGGCAGAAGTCGTTATCACATCGTTGATCCGAACCTTCCACACTTTGTGACCTGTACCGTTATAAACTGGTTGCCGGTATTTACACGCACTGAAACGGTGAATGTATTACTTGAGAGTATTCGGTTTCTCCAAAAAGAAGGGTTAAAGGTTTACGCTTGGGTGGTTTTGGAAAACCACTTGCATATGATTGTTCAGGCGGATAACTTACCAGAAATGATGCAGCGATTTAAGCGCCATACCGCCAAATCGTGTTTGGCGTATTTGAAGCAACACCAAGTGAATACTTTATTGTCGCAGTTGGCGCAATTTAAAAAGTTGCATAAGGTGGATCGTGAGTTTCAGTTTTGGCAGGAGGGTTATCACCCTGAATGGATTCAGAATGATGAGATGATGCGGCAAAAGATGGAATATATTCATCTGAACCCGGTCAAACGCGGTTATGTTGATTTGGCTGAACATTGGCGTTATTCAAGTGCGCGTGACTTTGTCGGTTTAACGGGTCTGCTTGAAATTGAACCTTTTGTTTAG
- a CDS encoding site-specific DNA-methyltransferase encodes MTQQTDLQQINGESLNLTQHNIEQLKQLFPNVFREGKIDFDALKAELGEQIETDHERYQFTWAGKEQAKRIATTPSLGTLRPAPNESVNWDTTENLYIEGDNLEVLKLLQKSYFGKVKMIYIDPPYNTGKDFVYKDDFKDNLANYQRLTGQKDDEGNPLFTNSDSSGRYHSNWLNMMYPRLKLARNLLRDDGVIFISIDDNEVHNLRKICDEIFGEGNFISNVIWQRAFSPKNDAKFLSDSHDHILIYSKNSSLFQAGRLPRSEEANARYKNPDNDPRGVWISDNLTVKTYSEKYDYPITTPSGRVVSPAEGRCWGTSNKRMLELIDDNRIWFGEDGGNVPRLKRFLSEVQDGMVPVTLWPYKEVGHNQEGRQEVKALFDDRGYFDGPKPLRLLSRVFKVANLSEGDIILDFFSGSATTAHAVMQLNAEDGGNRKFILVQIPEPTPQTSEARKAGYATIAEIGKERIRRAGQKILAEQSTAQASRSHAERGNAQLELTEPTELGSHAQHGNQTEGAQTTAQASRSHAERGNAQLELTEPTELGSHAQHGNQTEGAQSTAQASRSHAERGNAQLELTEPTELGSHAQHGNQTEGAQSTAQASRSHAERGNAQLELTEPTELGSHAQHGNQTEGAQSTAQASRSHAERGNAQLELTEPTELGSHAQHGNQTEGAQTTAQASRSHAERGNAQLELTEPTELGSHAQHGNQTEGAQSTAQASRSHAERGNAQLELTEPTELGSHAQHGNQTEGAQSTAQASRSHAERGNAKQAVVELADGGSHAQHGNQTKIYYPSQAERGNAKQVVVDFAGGRSHAQHGRRGLCYSRSHAERGNANSIED; translated from the coding sequence ATGACCCAACAAACCGACTTACAGCAAATCAATGGCGAAAGCCTCAACCTGACCCAGCACAATATCGAACAGCTTAAACAACTGTTCCCCAACGTGTTTCGTGAAGGCAAAATCGACTTTGACGCGCTCAAGGCCGAATTGGGCGAGCAGATCGAAACCGACCACGAACGCTACCAATTCACCTGGGCGGGCAAAGAGCAAGCCAAACGCATCGCCACCACACCCAGCCTCGGCACATTGCGCCCTGCACCGAACGAATCGGTCAACTGGGATACCACCGAAAACCTCTATATCGAAGGCGACAACCTCGAAGTCCTCAAGCTATTGCAAAAAAGCTACTTTGGCAAAGTAAAAATGATCTACATCGACCCGCCCTACAACACCGGCAAAGATTTTGTGTATAAAGATGACTTTAAAGACAACCTCGCCAACTACCAGCGTTTAACCGGGCAAAAAGACGACGAAGGCAACCCGCTTTTTACCAACTCCGACAGCTCAGGCCGTTACCACTCCAACTGGCTCAATATGATGTACCCACGCCTCAAGCTCGCCCGCAATTTACTGCGTGACGACGGTGTGATTTTTATCTCGATTGACGATAACGAAGTGCATAATCTAAGAAAAATCTGTGATGAGATTTTTGGAGAGGGGAATTTTATTTCTAATGTTATTTGGCAGCGAGCCTTTTCTCCAAAAAATGATGCCAAATTTTTATCGGATAGCCATGATCATATTTTGATTTACTCAAAAAACTCGAGTCTATTTCAAGCTGGAAGATTACCAAGAAGTGAAGAGGCTAATGCACGTTATAAAAACCCTGATAATGATCCAAGAGGTGTGTGGATTTCAGATAATCTGACCGTTAAGACTTATTCTGAAAAGTATGATTATCCGATAACAACACCGAGTGGTAGAGTTGTTTCTCCAGCTGAAGGTAGGTGTTGGGGAACATCGAATAAAAGAATGCTTGAGCTAATTGATGATAACCGAATTTGGTTTGGTGAGGATGGTGGAAATGTCCCCCGTTTGAAACGCTTTTTATCCGAAGTTCAAGATGGAATGGTGCCTGTAACCTTATGGCCATATAAAGAAGTAGGTCACAATCAAGAGGGAAGGCAAGAAGTTAAGGCGTTATTTGATGACCGAGGTTATTTTGATGGTCCAAAACCGCTTAGATTGTTAAGCCGTGTATTTAAAGTCGCAAATCTATCAGAAGGCGACATTATTTTAGACTTCTTCTCCGGCTCAGCCACCACCGCCCATGCGGTAATGCAACTCAATGCCGAAGACGGCGGTAATCGTAAATTTATTCTGGTGCAAATCCCCGAACCCACGCCGCAAACCTCCGAAGCCCGCAAAGCTGGCTACGCCACTATTGCCGAAATCGGCAAAGAGCGTATCCGCCGCGCCGGCCAGAAAATCCTCGCCGAACAAAGCACCGCACAGGCTTCTCGTTCCCACGCTGAGCGTGGGAATGCCCAGCTGGAACTAACCGAGCCAACCGAGCTAGGTTCCCACGCACAGCATGGGAACCAGACCGAGGGGGCACAAACCACCGCACAGGCTTCTCGTTCCCACGCTGAGCGTGGGAATGCCCAGCTGGAACTAACCGAGCCAACCGAGCTAGGTTCCCACGCACAGCATGGGAACCAGACCGAGGGGGCACAAAGCACCGCACAGGCTTCTCGTTCCCACGCCGAGCGTGGGAATGCCCAGCTGGAACTAACCGAGCCAACCGAGCTAGGTTCCCACGCACAGCATGGGAACCAGACCGAGGGGGCACAAAGCACCGCACAGGCTTCTCGTTCCCACGCTGAGCGTGGGAATGCCCAGCTGGAACTAACCGAGCCAACCGAGCTAGGTTCCCACGCACAGCATGGGAACCAGACCGAGGGGGCGCAAAGCACCGCACAGGCTTCTCGTTCCCACGCTGAGCGTGGGAATGCCCAGCTGGAACTAACCGAACCAACCGAGCTAGGTTCCCACGCACAGCATGGGAACCAGACCGAGGGGGCACAAACCACCGCACAGGCTTCTCGTTCCCACGCTGAGCGTGGGAATGCCCAGCTGGAACTAACCGAACCAACCGAGCTAGGTTCCCACGCACAGCATGGGAACCAGACCGAGGGGGCACAAAGCACCGCACAGGCTTCTCGTTCCCACGCTGAGCGTGGGAATGCCCAGCTGGAACTAACCGAGCCAACCGAGCTAGGTTCCCACGCACAGCATGGGAACCAGACCGAGGGGGCGCAAAGCACCGCACAGGCTTCTCGTTCCCACGCTGAGCGTGGGAATGCCAAGCAGGCGGTAGTTGAGCTTGCAGATGGAGGTTCCCACGCTCAGCATGGGAACCAGACAAAGATTTACTATCCTTCCCAAGCTGAGCGTGGGAATGCTAAGCAGGTGGTTGTTGATTTTGCTGGAGGGCGCTCCCACGCACAGCATGGGAGGCGAGGTTTGTGTTACTCTCGTTCCCACGCTGAGCGTGGGAACGCCAACAGTATTGAGGATTGA
- a CDS encoding Fic family protein, with product MTSIQGYIPPSLPLHHELETKAVLKKAIAANTALAKLNGVAVRIPNQAVLINALVLQEAKDSSEIENIITTHDDLYRSSIDDTHLTQAVKEVRHYGEALRKGFELVTHNKLLLVKDIIQIQSILEKNDAGIRKQGGTQLKNDQTGEVVFIPPQYENDIRNALANLERYINDAKLDDIDPLIKMAVIHHQFETIHPFYDGNGRTGRILNILYLVLSELLDLPILYLSRYITTHKADYYRLLQKVRTDQAWEEWALFMLEGIEQTANQTIQLIYQIDELMQKTALEIQAFPGKLYSKDLVEALFVHPYTRIEFIEQRLAVSRQTASKYLKQLEALGILHSTQLGNGKYFINHRFYELLSRPQS from the coding sequence ATGACAAGTATCCAAGGCTATATACCGCCAAGTTTGCCACTGCACCATGAACTAGAAACCAAAGCCGTGCTTAAAAAAGCGATTGCCGCCAATACCGCCTTGGCAAAACTGAATGGTGTAGCGGTACGGATTCCAAATCAAGCGGTATTAATTAACGCATTGGTGTTGCAAGAAGCCAAAGACTCCAGCGAAATCGAAAACATCATTACCACCCATGATGACCTCTATCGTTCGAGCATAGACGACACCCATTTAACCCAAGCCGTTAAAGAAGTGCGTCATTACGGCGAAGCACTCAGAAAAGGGTTTGAACTCGTTACCCATAACAAACTTCTGCTGGTTAAAGACATTATTCAAATCCAATCCATTTTAGAAAAAAACGATGCCGGAATTCGCAAACAAGGCGGCACGCAACTCAAAAATGACCAAACGGGTGAAGTGGTTTTTATCCCGCCGCAATACGAAAACGATATTCGCAATGCACTCGCTAACTTAGAACGATACATCAATGATGCGAAGCTGGACGACATCGACCCGCTCATAAAAATGGCGGTTATCCATCATCAGTTTGAAACCATTCACCCGTTTTACGATGGCAATGGTCGCACAGGGCGTATTCTCAATATCCTCTATCTCGTGTTATCCGAATTACTCGATCTGCCGATTCTCTATCTCAGCCGCTACATCACCACACACAAAGCCGATTATTACCGCTTATTGCAAAAGGTGAGAACCGACCAGGCCTGGGAAGAATGGGCACTATTTATGCTCGAAGGCATTGAACAAACCGCCAATCAAACGATTCAACTGATTTATCAAATTGATGAACTGATGCAAAAAACGGCTCTTGAGATACAAGCCTTCCCAGGCAAGCTTTACTCTAAAGACTTAGTGGAAGCACTGTTTGTGCATCCCTACACTAGAATTGAATTTATTGAACAGCGGCTCGCCGTTTCCAGGCAGACCGCCTCAAAGTATTTAAAACAACTCGAAGCCTTAGGGATTTTGCACAGCACCCAGCTCGGCAATGGCAAATACTTTATCAATCATCGCTTTTACGAACTTTTGAGCCGCCCGCAAAGCTAG